The DNA window TTTCAGAGGTTATCTTGCAGCAGACACGTGTAGATCAAGGTTACTCCTATTATAATAAGTTTATACAAAAATATCCGAAAGTGGGTATGTTGGCAATGGCTGACGAAGATGAAGTATTGAAGCTTTGGCAGGGGCTTGGTTATTATAGCAGGGCGCGAAACCTTCAGGCGGCAGCGAAATCGATAGAGAAGGATTATAATGGTGCTTTCCCCCGCGAACATAAAGATGTGTTGAAGTTGAAGGGGGTAGGCGATTATACTGCGGCAGCTATAGTTTCCATTTCTTATAACCAGCCTTATGCAGTGGTAGATGGTAATGTGTATAGAGTGTTGTCACGTATTTTTGCTATTGACGAACCCATCGATAGTGGCAAAGGTAAAAAAGTATTTGCAGAATTGGCTCAAGAGTTGCTCGATGATGCTAATGCAGGCTTGCATAATCAGGCAATAATGGAATTTGGGGCATTGCAGTGCGTGCCTGTTTCTCCTCGTTGTGATATTTGTCCTGCTTCGTCAATATGTTTGGCGTATGCTCAAAACAAAGTAGCACAATATCCTAAAAAGGCGGGTAAGCAAAAAGTGCGAAACCGTTATTTTAATTATTTTGATGTCCGACACGGCGAATCTATGTACTTGCGCAAACGAAGCGATAAAGATATCTGGCAAAATTTATACGAATTGCCGCTTGTGGAGACGGAAAAAGAACTGGCGATTGAGGAATTGCAAAAAGATGAAAAATTTAAAGTGTTGTTTGAGGCTACTTTGAATGTTAAGATTCAATACATCAGGCAAATAAAGCATGTTCTGTCGCATCAAATTATTTATGCAATATTTTATAAAGTAGAAGTGTTGGAAATTCGATTGGATAAAGATTATCTCAAGATCGCAGCAGTCGATGTTGACGATTATCCGGTTTCGCGATTGGTGCATAAATATCTGGAACAGTTATGACTTATATATTCTAGGGCTTGTGTAAGATCGAAAAAAAATTAACTTTGTAATCAAATAATAGAGCGATATGGATAAAATATCATTGATTGTCCCTTGCTACAATGAAGAACAAGCCCTTCCGTATTTGTATAAAGAAGTAGTGAAACTTGCGGAAGAAATGCCTGATCAGGAATTCGAATTTATTTTTATAAATGATGGCTCAAGGGACAAAACCTTAACAGTAATTAAAGAACTAAGAGAGTCGGACGAAAGAGTCCATTTTGTGTCTTTTTCCCGCAATTTCGGTAAAGAAGCCGGTATATATGCCGGCTTGCAAGCAGCTACCGGAAATTATGTATCGTTAATTGATGCAGACTTACAAGACCCGCCGTCCTTGATAAAGGAGATGTATGAAACCTTGAAAGCAGAAGACTACGACTGTGTGGCTACCCGCCGGGTAGACCGAAAAGGGGAACCGCCTATCCGTTCGTTTTTTGCCAAGCAGTTTTATAAGCTAATAAATAAAATATCAGATACTGAAGTTGTAGACGGGGCTCGTGATTTTCGTCTTATGACGCGGCAGATGGTTGATTCTATATTGGAAATGGGCGAATACAACCGTTTTTCGAAAGGTATTTTCGGTTGGGTCGGATTCAAAACAAAATGGATTGCCTTTGAGAATGTGGAACGTGTGGCCGGAGAAACAAAGTGGTCATTTATCGGATTGTTTTTGTATTCTCTGGAGGGTATAATTGCTTTCTCTACCCGCCCGTTGATTATTGCATCCGTTTTTGGTATCCTTTTTTGTATAATAGCATTCATTATGATATGCTTTATTATCTTCAAAAAGATATTGTTCGGTGATCCGGTGCAAGGTTATGCATCTACTTTGTGTATCATTTTCTTTATAGGAGGAATCCAGTTGTTTTGTCTTGGTATTTTGGGGCAATATTTATCAAAAACATATATGGAAGCAAAAAAACGACCTATTTATATCGTAAGAGAGCGGGCTTAATTCGCTATTTTGCAATCTATAGTTGCCAAATTTGCATAATTTGGCGTTTTATTTTTTGCGTTTCTGAAATAAAAGATTAATTTTGCGCCGATTGTCAGGAGGGCTCTAACCGAGTCTGTGTCTCATGCCTGTAGCAAAACGCTATGAATATTATCAAAAACTAAAGACAATCGATAGAAAAGTCTTAATTTTAATATAAAAATATGAGTTCTTCCGCTCTTTTTTTAGTAGTTTTCTTAACTGGAATCACACTCGTTTGTGCCGGATTAGGCATGGCCTTACTGTTATCACCAAAATCTTTCAATCCTCAGAAAGGAGAACCATACGAATGTGGTATCCCTACGCATGGAACTTCCTGGATGCAGTTTAAGGTAGGTTATTACCTGTATGCAATTCTTTACTTAATGTTCGACGTTGAGGCTATATTCCTTTTTCCTTGGGCTACAGTCGTAAGGCAATTGGGTGTACCCGGTCTGTATTGTATATTGTTTTTCGTAATAATATTGGGTCTGGGCTTAGCTTATGCCTGGAAGAAAGGAGCATTAAAATGGAAATAAAGAAAATATATATAAAAGGTATTCCTAACGAGGAGTTTAAGGACAATGAATACCTTGAGGATTATGTCAAAGAGCTCAACGAAGGTGGGGTTCCTGTTGTAGTAGGTAAGCTTGATGACCTGATCAACTGGGGACGCTCAAATTCAGTGTGGCCATTAGCTTTTGCTACAAGTTGTTGTGGTATTGAGTTTATGGCTTCGGCAGCAGCTCGTTACGATTTGGCACGCTTTGGGATGGAGGTAACTCGCAACAGTCCGCGTCAGGCCGATACAATGGTGGTGGCCGGTACGATTGTGCATAAGATGGCTCCGCTTTTGAAACGTGTATATGATCAGATGGCAGAACCAAAATATGTAGTTGCAATGGGTAGTTGCGCTATTTCGGGAGGTCCATTTGTAGATTCATACCATGTTGTGAAGGGTATTGATGAAATAATTCCTGTAGATGTATATGTGCCGGGATGCCCTCCGCGTCCGGAAGCTTTATTTTATGGTTTGATGCAATTGCAACGTAAGATAAAAGTAGAGCGTTTTATGTTCCGTAAAGGACACAAGAACATCAAACGGGATAAATAAGAATAATATAGAACTGAGATCCCTTACTTTTCCCCAAAAGACTAAGAAACAAAGAGACAATGGAAAATATCAAGAAGGTAATACTCGAAGCTGTACCTGAAGCGGTTATTGAAGATAAAACACCTTTAACTGTAACTGTAGAACCTAACAAACTACGTCATTTAGTAAAAGCACTTCGCAACTATGCTGAAATGCCTTTCGATTACTTGGCAATGTTAACAGGGACTGATGAAGGAGAGATGCTGATGGTAACTTATTTGCTGTGTCCTTCAACAGATTTGTCGAAAGAAATAGCAGTAAAAACAGGAACAGCAGATCGCGTAAATCCATTATTGTATACAGTTACCGATATCTGGGAAACTGCACACTATAATGAGCGTGAAGTTTTTGCCATGCTGGGTATTCGCTTTATCAACAACCCTGATATGCGCCGTTTCTTTCTCAACTCAGACTGGGTTGGTTTTCCATTGAGGAAAGACTATGATGCGAGTCCTGTAAAGAATCCCGTATCGATAGAAAGTAAGGATATTATAGATACTGCTCCACGTATTGTAGAAACACCTGACGGAAAACTAAAAGAGGAGCGGGTAGATATTTTCGAAAAAGACGATTATATAATAAATATAGGACCACAGCACCCATCCACACACGGAGTAATGCATTTTCGTGTAGCATTGGAAGGTGAGATCGTTAAGAAGATCGATGTGCATAGTGGTTACATTCATCGCGGAATAGAGAAGCTGAGTGAGAAACTCACTTACCCGCAAATACTACACTTTACAGACCGCCTTGATTATCTTTCTGCCAACATAAACCGTCATGGATTGTGTATGTGTGTAGAAAAGGCTGCTCAGATAGAAGTTCCCGAAAGAGCTCAATATATACGTACTATCATGGATGAGTTGAATCGTATTGATTCTCACTTGGTTGCATGGGGTACGATGTGTATGGACTTAGGTTCTACCACAGCCTTTATATACGGTATGCGCGAAAGGGAAGATATCCTTAAGATATTTGAGAAAAACACAGGAGGTCGTCTGATTATTAACTACAATGTCCTTGGTGGAGTGATGTTTGATATACAACCTGATTTCCAGTCGGATGTAAAAGCATTTATACCAGTAATGCGTAAGGCTTTGGTTGAATATGATAAACTATTCACCGGAAACGTGATCGCAGTAGGCCGTATGAAAGGATTGGGACTTCTGTCGAAAGAAGAGGCCATTTCGTATGCTGTTACAGGACCTGCAGGACGTGCATCGGGATTCTCTTGCGATATACGTAAGCATATACCTTATGCGTTGTACGATAAGGTTGAATTTAATGAAGTTATCCGCGAAAATGGAGACTCTTTCGACCGATATTTGAATCGCCTTGACGAAATAGAAGAATCTTTAAAAATCATAGAACAACTAATCGATAATATACCTGACGGAGACTATCTGGCAAAAACAAAAGCGATAATAAAACTACCTGAAGGTGAGTATTATCAGCGAGTAGAAGCCGGACGTGGAGAGTTTGGTGTATATATAGAAAGCCGTGGAGATAAAACTCCTTATCGTCTCAAGTTCCGTTCCCCTTCTATGGCTGCTGTTTCGGCTATGCCATTGATATGTGCGGATGAGAAGATATCAGACTTTATCGGTATCGGTGGATCTATGGACTATGTGATTCCGGATATTGACCGTTGATCAAGAGCGTTTTAGGGTAGCGATAGAATAAGCACGGTTTATACTGCTTTTGCCAGGTCACACCCGACGACTAATTAATTGAATATTTATTTCATCAATATAAGAAGATATATGTTGTTATTTGATTCTCAAGTAGTAGAAGTATCATATTGGCTTAGCCAGTTCGATGTATTTCTGACTAAGAATTTACCTACATGGGCGGTCTTGGCTATAGAGTTTGTATTGGTTGCTGTCGCATTGCTGACTTTATACGCAGTATTAGCCTTGATCCTGATATATGTAGAACGTAAAATCACAGCTTTCTTTCAGGCTCGTTTGGGTCCTAATCGTGTCGGTAAATATGGATTAGTTCAGAGTGTTGCCGATATGGTCAAAATCCTTATCAAGGAAATTATCCATGTAAGACAGTCGGACAGATTCCTGTTTTTTACAGCACCTTTCTTCATGATCATAGCATCTATGCTTACATTCGGAGCATTGCCTTTCGGTAAAGGATTACAAGCTGTAGATTTTAATATTGGAGTGTTTTATGTTGTGGCTGTATCTTCACTTGGTATTATTGGGGTTTTGCTGGCCGGATGGTCTAGTAACAACAAGTACTCGATGATCGGTGCTATGCGAAGCGGTGCGCAATTTATAAGTTATGAATTGTCGGCAGGTTTTGCTTTGATGACCATGGTAGTGTTGTCGGGAACAATGAGCTTTTCTAAAATAATAGAAGGACAAACATATCTTCATCAATGGAATATAATTGCAGGGCACGTTCCGGCACTTATAGCATTCATCATCTATCTGATTTCGGGACATGCTGAAACAAACCGTGGACCATTCGACTTGCCCGAAGCAGAATCGGAATTGACAGCCGGATATCACACCGAATATTCGGGACTACAGTTTGGTTTCTTCTATTTGGCAGAATATCTGAATATGTTTATCGTAGCCGGTATTGCCACTACTGTATTTTTTGGCGGATGGATGCCTATTCAGATCCAAGGATGGGATGCCTTCAATGAGGTTATGAATTACATACCATCATTCTTGTGGTTCTTCGGAAAAGCCGGATTTCTTATCTTCCTTAGTTTGTGGGTAAGATGGACATTCCCTCGTTTGCGTATCGACCAGTTGTTGAATCTGGAATGGAAATATTTGCTACCTATCAATCTCTTCAATATTTTATTGATGGTAGTTCTTGTCGTATTTGGTTTGACTCTGAAATAATAAATTATAGTATAAGAAAATGAGTTCAGTTTCAGAATATTTTTCAGGATTATTTGGAGGTATTAAATCTCTTCTCACAGGGATGAGAATTACATGGGGCGAGCTGTGGACTAAGAAGATCACAGAGCAGTACCCTGAGAATAGGGCAACCCTTGTTATTCCCGATCGCTTTCGTGGAGAGTTGACTATGCCTCACGATGAAAACAATGAGCATGCTTGTACTGCTTGTGGTATTTGCCAGATGAATTGTCCCAATGGAACACTACAGGTAATATCGAGATCGATAGAAACAGAGGATGGCAAGAAAAAGAAAGTTCTTGACAAGTATATATACGACCTGGGATTATGTACATTTTGTAACCTGTGTGTGATTACTTGTCCGTCTGATGCTATCAAGTTTGCGAATACGTTCGAAAACTCACTGTTTACACGTAGCAAGCTGATAGAACAATTGAATAGGGATGGATCTAAACTTCGTGAAAAGAAGAAAGAACCAAAACCGGTAGTGGATAAGCCTGTGGCTAAAGCGGAAGTTGCTGTTGACAGTGCTGCTCCTGCTCCTGCACCATCAGCACCTGTTCAAGAGGTAAAAGAAGACAAAGAATAAACAATATACGATAATCAATAGATTATGGCAGAACAAATTATATTTTACATTTTAGCAACAATCATTGTGTTTTCTACTATTATGGCAGTAACAACACAAAAGATTATTCGCTCGGCTACATTCCTGTTGTTTGTACTTCTTGGTACTGCAGGCTTGTACTTATTGTTGGATTATCATTTTCTGATGGCTGTGCAGATTGCTGTATATGGCGGAGGGGTGATGGTACTATTTATATTCGCTATTTTGCTGACTCACGAGCCGGGAGTAGATGTTAAGTTCGAGAAGCCGGGCAGGATATTTATTTCTGCTTTAGCTGCGTTGGCAGGTTTGGCTATTTGCGGACACATTATATTTTACAATGTCAACAAGTTTTATACCTACATCACGCAGAAAGAATTGAACATGCAGGATATAGGTATGGGAATGATGGGAACAGACAAATATCAATATCTGCTACCATTTGAAGCAATAAGTATATTGCTCCTTGCTTGTATCATTGGAGGAATCATGATTGCTAGAAAAAGATAAGAAAAAGAAAGATATAAGTTATGGGTGAGTTTATAACAAATTTTCTGTCCGGGCCTGTGCCAATCGAAGCATATCTGGTTGTGAGCACCATCATGTTTTTTGCAGGAGTATATGGTTTCCTGTCTCGTAAAAATATGTTGATGGTACTGATATCCGTTGAGTTGATGCTGAATGCTACCGATCTAAACTTTGTGGTGTTTAACCGCTATTTATATCCGGGACAGCTTGAGGGATTCTTCTTCACATTGTTTGCAATAGGTATTGCTGCGGCAGAAACAGCTATTGCTATAGCTATTATCATCAATATATACCGTAATGTGAAAAGTATATATGTGGATGAGAATATAACTAAAATGAAAAACTAAGCAGGGAAATAGTAATAAAATATGGAACATTTTGATTTTACATATTCGATACTGATAGTTGCTTTGCCGGCTATTATGTTTCTTATACTCGGACTGGGTGGAAAATATATGAAACCTGTTGTTGCCGGAATACTGGGGACAACTTCTCTGAGTGTAATGACAATACTATCCTACTTGACGGCATATCAATATTTCTTTGTTGTGGGTAAGGTAGACGGAGCCTATCAGGCGATTCATACAGCGGTGAGATGGCTTACATTTACCGACAAACTGCATATTGATTTGGGTGTTTATCTTGACCCTATTTCGGTAATGATGCTTGTTGTAATCACTACAGTATCATTGATGGTGCATGTATACAGTTTAGGTTATATGAAAGGAGAAAAAGGCTTTCAGCGTTATTATGCCTTCCTTTCACTGTTTAGTTTTGCCATGTTAGGATTGGTTGTTGCAACCAATATTTTCCAAATGTATATTTTCTGGGAGCTTGTGGGGGTATCATCCTTCTTGCTTATCAGTTTCTATTATATCAAACCGTCTGCAGTAGCAGCATCGAAGAAGGCATTCATTGTGACTCGTTTTGCCGACTTCTTTTTTCTTGTAGGAATTTTATTGCTATCATATTTCTCAGGCTCATTCGATTTTACAGATATAACAGCTCAGGGTGCACCGTTTATTGCTACCATGCAAGGTTCATCATTCTTAGGCTTGTCGATTATATCGTGGGCGATGCTACTGATATTTATGGGTGGAGCCGGAAAATCAGCAATGATGCCATTCCACATTTGGTTGCCGGATGCCATGGAAGGTCCTACGCCTGCTTCGGCGTTGATCCACGCCGCAACGATGGTTGTAGCCGGCGTGTTCCTTGTTGCACGTTTATTCCCTGTGTATGCGTTCGGAGCACCTGATATATTGCATTTTATTGGTTATGTAGGTGCGATAACCGCATTGTTTGCCGCTATTGTAGCTTGTACTCAGACCGATATAAAACGTGTATTGGCATTCTCTACTATATCTCAAATCGCATTTATGTTAACCTCTCTTGGAGTTTCCGAATATGGAGGACACGAAGGTTTAGGATATATGGCCGGTATGTTCCATTTGTTTACTCATGCATTCTTCAAAGCATTATTGTTCTTGTGTGCGGGTGCTATTATACATGCAGTTCATAGCAACGAGATGGACGACATGGGAGGATTGTGGAAAAAATTACCAATTACAGGTATTGCCTTTGCTGTAGCTTTATTTGCGATAGCAGGTATTCCGTTCTTCTCCGGATTTTATAGTAAAGATGAAATATTAGCTGCGGCATACGAACACAATAAGGTTATATACTTTATACTATCTTTCGCTGCCGGTCTTACAGCATTCTATATGACTCGCTTGTTCCTTCGTATATTCTTCTACGAAAAGAAACACTATCATCACGAACCGCATGAGGCTGGTCCTGCAATGGCTATCCCGTTGATCATACTAGCTATATTTGCGTTCGGAGCCGGATATGTACCTTTCAGCCATTTTGTGACTTCAGACAGAATGCCATACGATGCGCATATTAATATGCAGGTGGCTATAACAAGTGTTGTGATCTCACTGATAGGAATGGGCATAGCATTTAAACTATACTATAAGAAAAATGAAATACCGGATAAGATTGCAACAAGTATCAGTACGTTGTATACATGGGCTTTGCATAAGTTCTATTTCGACGAACTGTGGTTGTTTGTAACCCGTAGCATTATATTCAAGCGTATATCTAAGCCTATTGCATGGTTTGACCGTAATGTTGTAGATGCTTTTATGGACTCTTTGGCATATGTGACTCAGGCTGCTGCCCGTTCTATCAAAGGACTACAATCGGGCTATATTCAGCAGTACGCATTGGCATACTTGTTGGGAGCATTGATTTTGGTTGTGGGTTTTGCCGGATGGCTGATATGTTTTATTTGTAAGTAAGATATAGATTAAAATATAAAACAATGAATATTCTTTCATTATTTGTTCTTGTACCTGTCTTGATGTTGTTAGCATTTATACCATGCCGCAACATTAAACAAATCCGTACCGTAGCGGTAATCGGTGCAGCCATTGAAATAGTATTGGCTGTTGCTTTACTCTTTATGTTCTATGCAGAACGCAGTGCCGGCAACACAGCCGAAATGTTGTTTACTTATGATAAGGTTTGGTTTGCGGCGTTGAATATCCATTACGCTATCGGTGTTGATGGTATTTCGGTCTTGATGCTTTTGCTTACCTCTGTTATTATATTCACCGGAACATTTGCGTCATGGAATATGAATCCGCTGCCTAAAGATTTCTTTATGTGGCTGACCTTACTTTCGGTGGGGGTATATGGATTCTTTATCTCATTGGATATGTTCACGATGTTCTTCTTCTATGAGATTGCTTTGATTCCGATGTATCTGCTTATCGGACTATGGGGAACAGGACGAAAAGAATATTCGGCGATGAAACTTACCCTGATGCTGATGGGAGGCTCTGCTTTCCTTGCAGTTGGTATATTCGGTATCTATTTCAACTCTTCAACAACGGGAGATTATACATTTAATATGCTGGAGGTAGCTGCAAACAATGCAATACCTGTAGCTGCTCAATATTGGATATTTCCACTTACGTTCTTAGGTTTTGGTGTATTGGGAGCTCTTTTCCCATTCCACACATGGTCACCTGATGGTCACGCATCAGCGCCTACAGCAGTGTCTATGCTTCATGCCGGAGTATTGATGAAACTGGGGGGATACGGATGTTTCCGTATAGCAATGCGCCTGATGCCGGAAGTTGCTCACGAACTTTCATGGATATTCATTATCCTAACAGGTATAAGCGTTATCTACGGAGCATTGGGAGCTATTTCTCAGACTGACTTGAAATATATCAATGCATACTCTTCGGTGAGTCACTGCGGACTGGTATTGTTTGCAATATTGATGATGAATCAGACTGCAATGACAGGAGCTGTGATGCAGATGCTTTCACACGGATTGATGACAGCCCTATTCTTTGCTCTGATAGGAATGATATATGGACGTACTCATACACGTGATATTCGACAGATGGGAGGGCTCATGAAAATTATGCCATTCCTTAGCGTGTGTTATGTTATTGCCGGTATGGCTTCTTTGGGGCTTCCGGGATTGAGTGGATTCGTAGCAGAGATGACAATCTTTGTAGGTTCATTCCAGCATAGTGATCTGTTCCACCGTATATTCACGATTGTTGCCGTATCTTCAATTGTTGCGACAGCAGTTTATATATTGAAAGTAGTTGGCAAAATTTTATATGGACCGGTACAAGATCCGCACCATTTGGAGCTGACAGATGCCGTATGGCATGAAAAAGTGGCTACAGTAGGGCTGATTGTTTGTGTTGCCGGAATGGGATTGTTTCCGAGTTGGATTTCCGATCTTATCAGTGCGAGTTTGGCATATATAAAATAAGTAAGGATAAATAGTAAACATTGTAATTTTAAGATATAAAGATGGATTTAAGTAATTATTTGTTGATGAAGCATGAGCTATCACTGATTGTGGTATTTCTCTTACTTATTTGTTATGATTTGTTTGCTTCAGACAACGCTAAGAAATATTATTTTCCGGTAGCTTGTGGCATATTCCTTATACATACAGTTTTTTGTTTCTTTATCAAAGACGACGGAAGCTCTTTTGCCGGAATGTATGTTACAGGCCCTGCTTATCTTACGATAAAGAATATTCTTAATATAGGCGTCTTCCTTATTTTCTTGCAAGCAAACTCATGGCTTAAAAAGCCTGATTCGATATTGAAACGGGGAGAGTTTTTTATGCTGACAACCCTTACTCTGATTGGGATGTACTTGATGATATCTTCAGGAAACTTCTTGTTATTCTATATCGGGCTCGAAACAGCATCTTTACCTATCGCAGCTTTAGTTGCTTTTAATAAATACAAAAAAGAATCGGCCGAAGCCGGAGCAAAATATATCTTTAATGCTATATTCTCTTCAGCAATCATGACATTCGGATTGTCTTTCCTATACGGAGCTTGCGGAACTCTTTACTATACAGATATAGCTGCAAATATCTATTCTACACCACTTGTGGTTATGGCAATGGTGTTTGTTATGAGTGGATTGTTCTTTAAGATATCCTTGGTTCCTTTCCATCTTTGGGCACCGGACACATATCAGGGAGCACCTACTAATGTGACTTTGTATTTATCTACCATATCGAAAGGAGCGGCTGTATTTGCTCTTATGACTATCTTGTTTAAGGTATTCCCTGCATTACAGGATGTATGGCAAAATATAATCTGGATTGTAATCCTTGTTACCATTACTGTTGGTAACTTGTTTGCTCTTCGTCAGAAAAATATGAAACGCTTCCTTGCCTTCTCTTCTATTTCGCAGGCAGGATATATTATGCTGAGTGTATTTACCGGAACATCGGCAGGTATGGCGGCAACTATATTTTATGTATTTGTTTATATCTTTTCCAATCTTGCAGCCTTTGGCGTTATCTCAGCAGTGGAAGATAAAACAGGTAAAGTGAATATGGACGACTATAACGGATTGTATTATTCAAATCCGAAATTAGCGTTGGCAATGATGATCGCCATGTTCTCTCTTGGAGGAATTCCATTTGCCGCAGGATTTTTCAGTAAGCTGTTTGTCTTTATGGCAGCTATGGAACAAGGACACACTTTGTTGGTTTTCTTAGCGTTCCTCAACACTGTTATATCACTGTTCTATTATCTGTTAGTAGTGAAGGCAATGTTTATAAAAAAGGCAGATTCTCCTATCGAATCGCTAGATACAGATAAGTATATGAAAGCTTCTTTAGTAATATCAATGATCGGTATTTTTGCCGTAGGTGTAGTAAGTTACTTCTATGAGTATATAGCACACGTTAGCTTTGGTATATATTAAAGAATATTAAAGAATAAAAATAATTCGACAGAAGGCCTTATCTTTGGGACTTCTGTCGAATTTTATGTAATAATAAGGAATCAATATATATGAATTTATTCATTTTACTACAAGCAGCAAACCCGGTGATCGAAATGGCAGATCAAGCTGCACAGACTGCACCTGAAGAAACATATTTTAGTCTTGTACTGAAAGGGGGATGGGTACTTCTACCTATATTTCTTCTGTCGTTACTCTCCATTTATGTTATTATAAACAAGTGGCTTGTAATAAGTCGTCTGGGAAAGAAAGACTCTATTTGGCTGTCTCGCGTTATTGAGTTGGTGAATGAAGGGAAAATCGATAAGGCCTTGAAATTTTGTATAGAACGTCCTTATGCTTCGGCGAAAGTTATTGCCGCCGGATTGAAAGAATTTGAATTGAGTGAAAAAGAGATAGAAGAAGCAATGGAGGTTGAAGCACGCCAACAGGTAAATATCCTTGAAAACCAAATGAACTGGTTGGGAATTACCGCTTCTATTGCACCTATGCTTGGATTTTTAGGAACAATATTTGGAGTTATAAAGATATTTTATGATATTGCACGTACAAATGATCTCGCTATCGATACTATTTCTACCGGATTGTATCAGAAAATGATATGTTCGGCAGCCGGTTTGTTGGTAGGTATTGTTGCATATTCAGGTTACTACATACTCAATGGACGTATTGATAAAGTAGTTGTAAACATAGACAAAGACTCGAACGAAGTGCTTAAAGCTATACGTGCATCTAAGAAGGGAACAATAGTAGCATAATATTTGTTTTGAGTAAAGACATTGAATTAAAATGAAGATAGAACGAAGAAAAACAAGAACAGCCGAGGTATATACTGCATCATTGAATGATATAATGTTCTTTTTATTATTATTCTTTCTTATTATATCCACGATGGTGACACCAGCTGCCATCAGAGTGCTACTTCCCAATGCCGCAACCTCGGAAAAGGTAGTGACAAAGAAAAATATAAACGTAATCATAACAAAAGATTTACGATATTACATTGATGACAAAGAACTACAAAAAAGTGAATTAGAGTCTGCATTGGGCGCTGTCCTGGCAAAGGAGAAGGCTGATAACCCAAATGTAGAAATGAACGTTTTGCTACAAGCCGATAAGTCGTTGAGCTTACAGGATGTTGTAGATGTTATAGATATAGGAA is part of the Dysgonomonas mossii genome and encodes:
- the nuoK gene encoding NADH-quinone oxidoreductase subunit NuoK, with product MGEFITNFLSGPVPIEAYLVVSTIMFFAGVYGFLSRKNMLMVLISVELMLNATDLNFVVFNRYLYPGQLEGFFFTLFAIGIAAAETAIAIAIIINIYRNVKSIYVDENITKMKN
- the nuoL gene encoding NADH-quinone oxidoreductase subunit L, producing MEHFDFTYSILIVALPAIMFLILGLGGKYMKPVVAGILGTTSLSVMTILSYLTAYQYFFVVGKVDGAYQAIHTAVRWLTFTDKLHIDLGVYLDPISVMMLVVITTVSLMVHVYSLGYMKGEKGFQRYYAFLSLFSFAMLGLVVATNIFQMYIFWELVGVSSFLLISFYYIKPSAVAASKKAFIVTRFADFFFLVGILLLSYFSGSFDFTDITAQGAPFIATMQGSSFLGLSIISWAMLLIFMGGAGKSAMMPFHIWLPDAMEGPTPASALIHAATMVVAGVFLVARLFPVYAFGAPDILHFIGYVGAITALFAAIVACTQTDIKRVLAFSTISQIAFMLTSLGVSEYGGHEGLGYMAGMFHLFTHAFFKALLFLCAGAIIHAVHSNEMDDMGGLWKKLPITGIAFAVALFAIAGIPFFSGFYSKDEILAAAYEHNKVIYFILSFAAGLTAFYMTRLFLRIFFYEKKHYHHEPHEAGPAMAIPLIILAIFAFGAGYVPFSHFVTSDRMPYDAHINMQVAITSVVISLIGMGIAFKLYYKKNEIPDKIATSISTLYTWALHKFYFDELWLFVTRSIIFKRISKPIAWFDRNVVDAFMDSLAYVTQAAARSIKGLQSGYIQQYALAYLLGALILVVGFAGWLICFICK
- a CDS encoding complex I subunit 4 family protein; translation: MNILSLFVLVPVLMLLAFIPCRNIKQIRTVAVIGAAIEIVLAVALLFMFYAERSAGNTAEMLFTYDKVWFAALNIHYAIGVDGISVLMLLLTSVIIFTGTFASWNMNPLPKDFFMWLTLLSVGVYGFFISLDMFTMFFFYEIALIPMYLLIGLWGTGRKEYSAMKLTLMLMGGSAFLAVGIFGIYFNSSTTGDYTFNMLEVAANNAIPVAAQYWIFPLTFLGFGVLGALFPFHTWSPDGHASAPTAVSMLHAGVLMKLGGYGCFRIAMRLMPEVAHELSWIFIILTGISVIYGALGAISQTDLKYINAYSSVSHCGLVLFAILMMNQTAMTGAVMQMLSHGLMTALFFALIGMIYGRTHTRDIRQMGGLMKIMPFLSVCYVIAGMASLGLPGLSGFVAEMTIFVGSFQHSDLFHRIFTIVAVSSIVATAVYILKVVGKILYGPVQDPHHLELTDAVWHEKVATVGLIVCVAGMGLFPSWISDLISASLAYIK
- a CDS encoding NADH-quinone oxidoreductase subunit N — protein: MDLSNYLLMKHELSLIVVFLLLICYDLFASDNAKKYYFPVACGIFLIHTVFCFFIKDDGSSFAGMYVTGPAYLTIKNILNIGVFLIFLQANSWLKKPDSILKRGEFFMLTTLTLIGMYLMISSGNFLLFYIGLETASLPIAALVAFNKYKKESAEAGAKYIFNAIFSSAIMTFGLSFLYGACGTLYYTDIAANIYSTPLVVMAMVFVMSGLFFKISLVPFHLWAPDTYQGAPTNVTLYLSTISKGAAVFALMTILFKVFPALQDVWQNIIWIVILVTITVGNLFALRQKNMKRFLAFSSISQAGYIMLSVFTGTSAGMAATIFYVFVYIFSNLAAFGVISAVEDKTGKVNMDDYNGLYYSNPKLALAMMIAMFSLGGIPFAAGFFSKLFVFMAAMEQGHTLLVFLAFLNTVISLFYYLLVVKAMFIKKADSPIESLDTDKYMKASLVISMIGIFAVGVVSYFYEYIAHVSFGIY
- a CDS encoding MotA/TolQ/ExbB proton channel family protein — translated: MNLFILLQAANPVIEMADQAAQTAPEETYFSLVLKGGWVLLPIFLLSLLSIYVIINKWLVISRLGKKDSIWLSRVIELVNEGKIDKALKFCIERPYASAKVIAAGLKEFELSEKEIEEAMEVEARQQVNILENQMNWLGITASIAPMLGFLGTIFGVIKIFYDIARTNDLAIDTISTGLYQKMICSAAGLLVGIVAYSGYYILNGRIDKVVVNIDKDSNEVLKAIRASKKGTIVA
- a CDS encoding ExbD/TolR family protein, with the protein product MKIERRKTRTAEVYTASLNDIMFFLLLFFLIISTMVTPAAIRVLLPNAATSEKVVTKKNINVIITKDLRYYIDDKELQKSELESALGAVLAKEKADNPNVEMNVLLQADKSLSLQDVVDVIDIGNKLQVKMVLFTQKPE